The genomic stretch CCGCAAAGTCAACATCAGCGGCAACATGAAGACCAAGGATGAAGTCATCCGCCGCGAACTTCCCTTCTCCCCTGGCGACGAGTTGAACACCGTCCAGATGGAAACCGCCCAGACCCGTCTGGAAAACTTGAACTACTTCGAAACCAAAGGCGAGGCCAATCCCCTCACCGTCCGCCCAGTCTCCACTGAAGTGGACGGCTTCAAGGACATCGAAGTCAACGTCACCGAGAAACCCACCGGCTCTGTCAACTTCGGCGCAGGCTTCAGCTCCATCGACAGCATCGTCGGTTTCATCGACGTCACCCAGACCAACTTCGACATCTCCGATTGGGGTGACTTCCGTGGCGCAGGTCAGCGCTTCAACATGAACATCCGCTACGGCCCACGCCGCCAGGACTTCAACCTTTCCTTCACGGAGCCTTGGTTCCTCGGCCAGAAGCTCGCCTTCACCACCGAGCTCTTCTACCGCAACATGTTCTACCTCTCCCAGGCTGACCGTTACGAGCAGACCAACGCCGGGCTCTCCCTCGGCCTGCGCAAGCCCATCGGCGAAAACGCCTACTTCGAAACCACCTACACCCTTCAGAGCATTGATCTGAACGTCCAGGAGGACGAAGACCCGAGCCAGCTCATCCGCAACGAAGACGGCGAGTTCATCCAGAGCAAGGTGGACTTCGGTTTCGTGCATGACACCCGCGACAGCGTCTTCATCACCCGCAAAGGTCACAAGTTCGAAGCCGGCCTCATGGCCTCTGGTCTCGGTGGCGATGTGGAAGTCTGGGGCGGCAACATCGGCGGCCAGCAGTTCTTCTCCCTCCCAGGCGATACCATCCTCAGCTTTGAAGGTATGGCCCGTTTTGTAGACGGTTGGGGCAACTCCGGCACTTCCAGCTCCGACGTGCCAATCTTCGAGCGCCTCTTCCTCGGCGGTGCCAACAACCTTCGCGGTTACGACTATCGTGAAGCCGGTCCGAAGGACAGCACTGGTGAGCCTATCGGCGGCAATGTCTCCCTCTACGCCAGCATCGAATACTCCTTCCCGATCATCGAGAAAGTCCGCGGTGCCGTGTTCTACGATGTCGGTTATGTCTCCACAGACATCACCGCCACCAATGCCACCACTGGCGGCGTGAAGAACGGCGGTCCTATCGTTGGCGATGGCGAAGTCTATTCCAACATCGGCATCGGCCTGCGCATGTTCCTCCCTGTCGGCCCTATCCGCCTCGATCTCGGCCTGCCCCTCGTGAAGGACGACTTCACTGGCGACAGCCCGCGCTTCCAGTTCAACATGGGTTACAAATTCTAATCTGCGCCCAGGCGCATTGAACAAAACCTCTCTTCGATCCATCTTATTCCTTCTCTATGATCCGTCTTCTGACCTTAGCCTTCCTTGCTACCAGCCTCACCCTCGCCAGCGCCGCCGACCTCAAGTTCGGCGTCGTGGACATGTCCAAAGCCTTTTCCGAGTTCCACAAGACCAAGGAAGCGGCAGAAAAGTTCAAGTCCAACGTGGACAAGGCTCAGAAGGAAATGAACGACCGTTGGGCCGTTTATAAGAATCTGATGACGGACATGCAGAAGCTGAAAAAGGAAGCCAGCGATCCGATCATGACCCAGGATGCCCGCACCAAAAAGGCGGCTTCGTTTGATGAGAAGGCCAAAGAACTGCGCACCCTCGAGCAGGAAATCGGCGAGCAGCAGAACCGCCGCTCCTCCCAGCTCAAGCAGGAAGACGTGCAGATCCGCCGTGGCATCTACGACGAAATCCTCGTCGTCGTCCGCGACAAGGCCAAGACCGAAGGCTACGATTTCATCTTCGACAAGTCCGGCATGAGCCTCTCCACTGTGCCTGTGCTCATCTATTACAAGGACGCCGTTGACGTGACCGACCAGATCGTCGTTGAGCTCAACAAAAACGCCCCTGCTGCCAGCGCTGCGCCTGCCGAAACCAAGGCCGAAGAGCCCAAGAAGCCCTGATCCAAGTCCGTTTAATTCAGGGCACGCCGAAGCGATTTCCGGCGTGCCCTTTTTTCTGTCTCGCGCCGCATGAGCACTTCCATCACGCATCATCGCCTGGCTGAACTGGTCGGTGGTGAACTCTTCCAGGGAGAGCCCGAGGGCCTCATCACCGGATTGAATTCCATCTCCGAGGCTGAGCCCGGCGATGTCACCTTCCTCGGCAACGAGCGTTACCTCTCCGCCCTCCGGCACACCCGTGCTACCGCCGCGCTCGTCGGTCTCGACTTTGCCGAACCCCTCCCCGGCCTCGCCCTCATTCGGGTGGAAAACCCCACGCTCGCTTTCTCCAGCGTCATCCGCTTCTTCGGGCCGCCCTCCCGGGAGTTTCACCCTGGCGTTCATCCCTCCGCCGTTGTCGCCCAGTCCGCCCAGTTCAACCCGGAACGCGTCTCCATCGGCCCCTGCGCCGTCATTGAGGAAAACGTCGTCATTGGCGACGGCACCATCGTCCACGCCGGCGTCTTCATCGGCCACGGGGCCCGCATCGGCATGGACTGCGTGCTGCACCCGAACTGCACGCTCCGGGAAATGACCCTCCTTGGCGACCGCGTCATCATCCACAGCGGCACCGCCATCGGCACCGATGGCTTCGGCTACCAGTTCAGCCAGGGCCGCCATCAGAAGATCGAGCAGGTCGGCATTGTTCAGATTGATAACGACGTCGAAATCGGCTCCTGCACCACCATTGACCGCGCCCGCTTTGGCCGCACCTGGATCGGCGAAGGCACCAAGATCGACAACCTCGTCCAGATCGCCCACAACGTCGTCATCGGCCAGCACAGCATCGTCGTCTCCCAGGTCGGCATCTCCGGCAGCACCCACATCGGCAGCCACGTCACCATCGCCGGTCAGGTCGGCATCGCCGGCCATCTCGAGATCAGTGATCAGGTCACCTTGCTCGCCAAAGCCGGCGTCACCAAAAACATCACTGAACCCGGCGCCTACACTGGCTTCCCCGCCAAGCCCCTCATGGAAGGCCGCCGCATGCTCTCCGCACCTGCCAAAATCCCCGAGATGATGGAGCGCATCCGCGAGCTCGAAAAGAAACTCGCCGCCCTCGAAAAAGCCCAGGCCTGATCCGCGCCCCCGTGTCCGCCCACGCCCAGGCGGGCGTTGCCACAGCCTGTCGCTCATCGCGTGTCCAGCACACGGGATGGTCAGACCGCGAGATCTCCGCCGTCGCGGGACTGGTGTCTGCGCTCCAGGAGGCGGGGCTGCCGAAAACCGAACCATGGTTTTTATGGCGATGCGAGAGACTCTAACAACGGAAGCTCAGTGACCGGATGGGGATGAATATCATTTTCTCCCCATTTGGGGATTCCAAGGCCTTATCCGTTGATTTTCAGCGTTTTGTGATGGGGATTTCTTGGGGATGCATTTCCCCATCTGGGGAAGTTTGGGGATTTGTGGGGAGGATTGAGTCATAGAAACCATAAGGGATGCAAGGGGCTTCTGAAGGGGTGTTTTTGGACGGCAGGCATCGGAGTGCAACACTATGTTTGATATTATCTAATGATATTATAAAATGGGGGATTTGCAATGGATTCGCTGTGAGGCGACCAAATCCTGAATGAAAAATTACGAGCAGTCTGGCCTGAAGCACAGGGAGAGGCGAAGGCTTCGTGTCTGGGGTCGGGGAAGGTGAGCATTGCGGGGGTTGTCTGTTTTCAGTTGCCGCTGTTCCGGTTTCAGAGTTGGTACTGGTGATGTAAATACTGGTAAGCAATATTTATGGATACTTGTAGATGAGGCGAATCGGGTAGGTGGGGGTTAGTGAGAGAGGGCTGGCTTCCACGGCTGGAATGGAGGAACCAAGATTGGACTTGGGCGAGGAGATTGATCAGTGCTGAGGTCTGAGATCTTCGTTTCAGAATCTTATGTTAAGATTCGCTGTCTGCCCCCATTTTCCGTATTTGACCCGTTTTCCCCGCATTGCAGTCACGTCCAACCAAATACAAGATCAGTCCCACCCGCACCACCATGCCCACCACTCCCGAAAACCAAGATGTCCCGGAAGACGAAAAAGACCTCACCATAAAGGAGGAAGTTATCAAATTTAAAGGGCCGCTGCTGGCCATTCCGGGAATGTGGATTGTGTTCGGGTTGGCTCCTTATTTGTTCTATGATACTAATGATGGACGTGGAACCTTTGGCGACATGTTCGGTGCCGTAAACAGCCTGTTCAGCGGTCTTGCTTTCGGTGGCGTTATCTGTGCCATCTTGCTCCAGCGCAAGGAACTGCAGCTTCAACGCCGAGAACTTCGGCTCACCAGGCGCGAAATGGAAAAATCATCCAATGCACAAACAATTTCAGCAAAAGCTCTGAGCCTTCAGTTTGAACTCAATAAATTATCAGCGCAGCTAGCTGCTTTTGCCACTGTCCTTGCAGCCAAACAGCAGGCAGCAGCGAATTACACGGGGCTTTACCTTACCCACGTGGGCAATCAAAAGAGCAGGTTAGAACCATCAATGCTCCGAGCTGAGAGCGAAGCCAAAGTTTATGATGAGAGAGTGGCTGGGATTATCAAAGAAATAGACCGCTTGAATCTGGAACTGGAAGCCATCACCTATCCCACAACTCCAGCACCATCTCCACCGGATACTGGTTCCCCCAATGCTACCTCAGATTGACCGGCACCAGCACGCCGCATCGCACCAGATTCTTCACGAGTCACAAGTTGCCTGGCAGCTTATAAAAGGACCTTAAGAATAGCTGGAACAAAGGAACCAAGATTGGGATTGCACGTGAGCGAGGTGATTGATCAGGGCTGCGTCCTGGGATCCTGGTTTTCAGGATGTTTGGTCAAGATTTGCTGGCTGACTCCATTCCCTAGTTAAGCCGCGTTCGTTCATTTCCATAGTGCATGGCAAGCAAGATATTCATTGATGACGATGCGAATGGAAATGCCGGATTCCACCGATGCGTGATAACGATACATACCGAGCTGGACTACTATCCAAGGATACTCGGGTGGAGTGTCTATACCGACCATGTGCTGCATGGCGCGGCTACCAACCTCCGGCCAGACTGTAATACCCTCAGTGTGCGGCGACTCAAATGCGTCTCGGTCTGAGTCGGACATTAAGCCCAGCGGAGTAATCTGAATTACGTCGGGTTCCTCTGGATGAGGCTCGTGCAACTCGTAGAGTGCATGTCCTTGCGCCAACTTCTTTATGACAGAGTAGACGCGATGATGCTCTGGACTGAAGATAATCCCTTCGGCGGACTGTGTCCGACTCTGCTCAATTCGGGCGCGAAGAGCTGGTGTGTCGGACAATATCCTCTTAATCTTCGGGCGAGAAATTTTGGCGGGGTCGGTAGAGCCTGCAATGACGCACGAGAGCAAGCAAGCTAGATACTGTTCATCAGGTGAAAATCGTTCGTTGCAATTGGGGCAGGCGGGAACGACCGGCAAGTTGTCAGGGTATGGCTCATCAAGGAGAACACGGGATGGGCAGTGGTCACGTGTACCGGTGCCACCGCCGCAGAACGCGCAAAACGCTAGATGACGCTCGTCACCATATAAAGGCGTTTGAAGCATAGAATGTGAAAGTTGCCTAGGGCGTGTTTTAAAATTGGTTTATGAGGGATAAAGTGCAGATGCCGAGCAGGACAAAGCCCTGAAGGAGACATCTGTTTTGTCGTAGCGCGTGGTGTTATGCTGTATCCTTTTAATCGTCTCAAAGAAGTTCTCCACCCGGTGCCTTTTCTTGTAAAGCTCCTTGTCGTAAGCCGCCGGGGTCACCCAGTTGCTGCGCAGCGGGATGCGGGCTTTCATGCCTTTGCTTTGAAGAGGATCGCGCAACGCATCGCTGCCGTAAGCTTTGTCCATGAGCATATGACTAGCCTCCACCGTTTCAATCATGGCAGGCGCATGCACGACATTGGCCAGAGTTTCCGGTGTCAGGATCAAGGCCAGGGGCTGGCATCCATCGCCCTTTCATGATGGCAACATTACTTGGGAGACTGGTGGAGCTCTCGGGGATTGGACGCAACCTCGTTGAGGTTGGCCGGGAAAAGGGCTGGCGAGGAGGTCGGTCTACCCAGGGTTCTGCGAACCCTGGGCTCAATGACATAAGCCCTTTGGGCTTTAGGTGAGGAGACGAGACGTGGGTGATGGCGGAGCCCCCAGGATTCTGCGAACCCTGGGCTCAATGACGCAAGCCCTTTGGGCTTTGGGGGAAGAGACGAGACGTGGGTGATGGCGGAGGTTTTTTGGGCCGCCGTGTTCATCAAGCCCAAAGGGCTTGGGAATCTCAGCCCAGGGTTGGAACAACCCTGGGTTAGGCGGACGATGCAAAATGATGAAGGGTGAACCTCAACGAGGTTCCGTCCAGGGTTGGGCCGACGGGGCCATTCGACGTAGGACACAACCTCGTTGAGGTTGATCGTGATGTGGTGTTGGGGCGTGACGATGCCCCCAGGGTTCTGCGAACCCTGGGCCCTGGGCTCAATGACGCAAGCCCTTTGGGCTTTGAGGGAGGCGGGAGATCGTGAAAGTTGGACTTGAGAGCTTTGACAGCCACTTCAATCTTTTGGTTATGCCTCAATCGTTAGCCCGAGTTGTGATTCACACTGTTTTTTCGACGCAGGGTCGTGAGCCTGTTTTTCAGAACGCGGCATTTCGAGGTGAGCTGCATGCGTATCTGGGAGGGTGTGCCAAAACACTCGACTGTCTGCCTCTCCAAATAGGTGGGGTGGAAGATCATGTGCATCTGCTGACGACGTTGTCGCGGACGATCACCATCGCTGATTTTGTCAAAGAGGTGAAACGGGTTTCAACGGCCTGGATTCAAACTCGAGGCGGTTTGTTTCGACAGTTTCATTGGCAAGCAGGTTACGGATGTTTTTCTGTGTCCGAATCCAAGGTGCCTGCAGTGATCCAGTACATCGAAGGGCAGGAAGAACATCATCGACAGCACACCTTCCAGGAAGAGTTGCGTCGCATTTTGTCGGCGCACGGGCAGGCGTGGGATGAACGGTATGTGTGGGATTGAATGAGCCCTGTGGGGCCTTCGACTGTGGACGCACCCCCGTTGGGGTTGATCGTGTGATGGTGATCTCGTGTGGTTTGCCCCAGGGTTCTGCGAACCCTGGGCTCAATGACGTAAGCCCTTTGGGCTTTGGGGGAAGAGACGAGACGTGGGTGATGGCGGAGGTTTTTGGGCCGCCGTGTTCATCAAGCCCAAGGGGCTTGGGGATCTCAGCCCAGGGTTGGAACAACCCTGGGATAGGCGGACGATGCAAAATGATGAAGGGTGAACCTCAACGAGGTTCCGTCCAGGATAGGGGCGTGAGGAATCTTCGACGGAAGACACAACCCCGTTAGGGTTGATCGTGATGTGGTGTTGAGGCGTGACGATGCCCCCCCAGGGTTCTGCGAACCCTGGGCTCAATGACGCAAGCCCTTTGGGCTTCATCTAGGAGGCTGGAGAGGAGGGGCCTGAACAAGGACGCAGAAGAGCGGGGATGTGATGTTCTCTGTCTTGGTCATTGAAGGGATATCTAGGCGGCTCCGTCGCATAGAATGGATGTGGGCAGTTGCGAAGCCGCGAAGCGAATGCCCACGCTCCTCTCGGTACGCTTGGACTTAGAGGGTCGAGAAGAGTCGGGGCAAGGAGGGTTCGGTCGTCGCTCTGCGACTGACCGAGGGGTGTTTGGGGTGGGACGCGGTTACTGGCCTTGAAAGGCCGGTCTAATAGACGGTCGCCGCTCTGCGGCTTCGGGACCCAGGCCACCCGCTGGCGCGGGCAGCTACCGCACGTGGGGGCTTCGCTATGCGGCCTTGTTTGGAACCCAGAGCAGGCAGGAGTGCCCGCTTCACTTGCTGGGAGAGGCTTCGACAAGATGGCGGAGTTCATCCATTCGCATCTTCCCCAGGTCACTTCGCGGAATGGCGTCCACTTGATGAGTGCGGCTGATGCGTAGCCAGGGAGGGGAGGCGGTGTGGAAGGCGGCGATGAGGGGGGCGGGGTCGGGTTGGCCGGACTCGGTCACGAGGATGAGTTGGGTTTCGGCACGGGGGTCTGGGAGAGGGAGGAGGACCGGGGGGGCGGGCCAGCCGTGTTGGCGGGCGAGTGTCTCGATCTGCTCCTGCAGGGGGGCGAGATGTACCAGCTCGCCCAAAATCTTCACATAGCCGGATTCCCGTCCGGTGAACTGGAGAAACTGGCGGGTGCCATGCTGCCATAGCCGCACGCGGTCCCGGGTGCGCAGTCCCTCCGGCGGGATCGCTTCCCAGGCCCATCCCGCTGCCGTCTGCCGGGCGTAACCCGCCGCCAGTGCAGGGCCGCTCAGGATCAGGCGCTCCTCCGCATCCGTCGCCACCTGCCAGTGCGGCAGCACCTCCAGCGACTTCACATCAAACACGGCGCCGAAGGTGTTGTAGGGCTGGGTGGCGATCTGGGAAGCGGCCTCCGTCATGCCGTAGCTTTGGAAGACGCGCCAGCCGAGCTCCATGGCGGCATCGGCGAGGGACTGGGACATACCACCGCCGCCGATGATGGCGGCACGAAGGGTGTCTGGACAGGGGATGCGGGCCTGCACCAGATCATGCACCTGAGTGGGGACGAGGGAGACGAGGGTGATGGCTTCCTTTTGGCACAGGGCGGCAAACTCGCGCGGGTTCCATTTCGCGTCGGTGTGGGTGACGCGGCTGCCGCTGAGGTGGGCGCGGGCGAGGATGGAGAAACCGCCGACGTGGTGGAGGGGCAAGGCGATGAGCCAGTGGTCCGCCGCTGTGATTTCAAAATGGGCATTCACCGCCGCCGCCGAAATCATGACCGCCTTTTTGGTTAGGCCCACCCACTTGGGCGTGCCCTCGCTGCCGGAAGTCTGGAAGAGGCAGAGGCCCTGCCATCCTTGCTCCGATAGGAAGGCATCCAGACCTGACGCAGCCTCGGGCTGGGCCGGATTCACCGCGATGTGGTTGGCCGTGCTGTTCCAGTCTGGGGTCATCGGGAGTAATTGAGCGCCTAACCAAGATTAGTTCAAGACGCGCCAGGGCAGACGCTCCAGCACATCGCCAAAACCCAGCCCGCCACCGCTGAGGTCGGGCGTCATCCAGCCGCCGGTCACCTGGATGCGCTCAAAAAAGCCGTCGGGCTCAAACAGGTGCTGGGTGCTGAGGCCGCAGAGGCCCACCAGCCCACCCAGTTCCTGCCTCGCCACGGCCGCCTCATACGCGGCGAACATCTGGCCCAGGCCGTGATCCATGGCTGAAGTGAGTACCAGCGGCTTGTCCGGGTGCCTTTCCGCCACGGTGCGCCAGTCTCGCCGCGCCGGCTTCACCACCACGGCCTCGTAGCCCTCGGTGCCATCGCGCCAGCCCTTGTCCAGGGCCAGCTTGACCCCCCACTTGGCCTGGCAGGCCGCCCACTGCGCCGCATCATACGGGAAGGGATCTTCCACAAAGTCGAGCTGCCGGTAAACTCGCAGCGGCATGAACTCGACAAACTTGTGGAAGTCCTCCGCCCGGAGGCAGCCATTAAAATCCACCCGGAATCGGAGGTCCCGCCCATCGGACAAGCGGGCGCAGTTTTCCAGAAACCGGGTCGTTTCGCCATAGCTCGCATAGCCTTTGGCCTTGATGGCCAGCCAGCCCTCGTTCAGCACGCGCTCATACTGCGGCACCGTCTCCTGGGCAAAGCTCCAGGAGTAGTGGCTGCGCGGAATTTCCAGTCCGTCGAAGAGGCTCACCCCGGCCTCCCGGGCCGCGCCATCCACCGCCGCACAGCGCAGGGCCATCTCTGTGACGGGCGTGGTCACCCCCTGGGCCAGCAGGCGCAGTTGCTCCTCCACCGGGGCATCGCCGAATTCCGGCCAGGGATGCACGCAGCCAAACCCCGAGCCGACCCGCAGCAGCGCGCCGGGGAAAATCCGGCGGTGCGAGGCGGAATTCAGCGCCACGCCACTGCGCAGCAGGTATTCATAAACATAGATCGGCGATGGAGAGATCACAGGGGACTGATGGGTGATCTGGATACGCCCCAGCAGAACAATCCGGCGAAGAGAAGCAACTGCATGCCGCTGAGCGCCAGCAGTCGGTTGTAACCGGGACCCGGAGGCTGAGTCCAGATGCGCAGGATCAAAAATAAGCCCACCGGGGCCACGGCCAGAGGCACCGTGAGGGCCCGTGGAAAATCATTTTCCCACCAATACAGCCCGGCCAGATGCGCCAGCAAAATGAGTGCGGTGATCTCTAACCGGCCAAAAGTGATGCCAAAGCGCACGGCCAGGGTCCGCTTGCCCGTGGTGCGGTCCTCCGCCTGATCCCGCAGGTTGTTGATGGCGATGAGAACCGTGGAGAGGCAGCCGATCTGGAACCCGGCCACGAGGCCCGCCACCAGCCACTCCCCCGACTGCACAAAGGCGGAGCCCAGCACCGCCACAAACCCAAAAAACAGGATCACAAACAGTTCCCCCAGTCCCCGGTAAGCCAGCGGCATGGGCCCACCCGTGTAGCCATAGCAGAAATACAGCGAAGGAATGCCGATGGCCACGATGGCCCAGCCACGCGCCTGGATCAGCGGCAGAGACAGCAGCGCGGCCACGCCCAGCATCAGCCAGGCCGCCGTCATCACCGCCTTGGGGGACATGACCCCGGCCGCCGTGATGCGCCGCGGCCCCACCCTGGCCTGGGTAT from Prosthecobacter algae encodes the following:
- the bamA gene encoding outer membrane protein assembly factor BamA, whose amino-acid sequence is MIHGVLSSPQNALRPLLVAAFVTFASVGSHAQVSLESPAAAGRRIVRQVDVVFKGAATMDPARVRAQMSTREGEPYTDESVERDLRTLYATGAVENVDIQAVNVAGGVKVVVTISGRGGIGELGFLGNAAFDNDKLRKEIEVKVGDPVDDAKLSAAQQKILEMYQKKGFSDVLVTYDVSPSTKEGFSTVLFKIEEGGRGLIGDIRFEGNDNISSRTLKSKLSSKEKTFWRLWGKAGKLDNQAVLEDVRKIEQAYQDEGYVYVKVGYRREAESDTKVALVFEITEGTKYEVAAVAIEGITIFSQDELTPAILTEAGFPYSGSDVRGDEKMIQDYYGSRGYADARVETRLSDAGPAKLNVTYSVYEGTKSFIRKVNISGNMKTKDEVIRRELPFSPGDELNTVQMETAQTRLENLNYFETKGEANPLTVRPVSTEVDGFKDIEVNVTEKPTGSVNFGAGFSSIDSIVGFIDVTQTNFDISDWGDFRGAGQRFNMNIRYGPRRQDFNLSFTEPWFLGQKLAFTTELFYRNMFYLSQADRYEQTNAGLSLGLRKPIGENAYFETTYTLQSIDLNVQEDEDPSQLIRNEDGEFIQSKVDFGFVHDTRDSVFITRKGHKFEAGLMASGLGGDVEVWGGNIGGQQFFSLPGDTILSFEGMARFVDGWGNSGTSSSDVPIFERLFLGGANNLRGYDYREAGPKDSTGEPIGGNVSLYASIEYSFPIIEKVRGAVFYDVGYVSTDITATNATTGGVKNGGPIVGDGEVYSNIGIGLRMFLPVGPIRLDLGLPLVKDDFTGDSPRFQFNMGYKF
- a CDS encoding OmpH family outer membrane protein, translated to MIRLLTLAFLATSLTLASAADLKFGVVDMSKAFSEFHKTKEAAEKFKSNVDKAQKEMNDRWAVYKNLMTDMQKLKKEASDPIMTQDARTKKAASFDEKAKELRTLEQEIGEQQNRRSSQLKQEDVQIRRGIYDEILVVVRDKAKTEGYDFIFDKSGMSLSTVPVLIYYKDAVDVTDQIVVELNKNAPAASAAPAETKAEEPKKP
- the lpxD gene encoding UDP-3-O-(3-hydroxymyristoyl)glucosamine N-acyltransferase produces the protein MSTSITHHRLAELVGGELFQGEPEGLITGLNSISEAEPGDVTFLGNERYLSALRHTRATAALVGLDFAEPLPGLALIRVENPTLAFSSVIRFFGPPSREFHPGVHPSAVVAQSAQFNPERVSIGPCAVIEENVVIGDGTIVHAGVFIGHGARIGMDCVLHPNCTLREMTLLGDRVIIHSGTAIGTDGFGYQFSQGRHQKIEQVGIVQIDNDVEIGSCTTIDRARFGRTWIGEGTKIDNLVQIAHNVVIGQHSIVVSQVGISGSTHIGSHVTIAGQVGIAGHLEISDQVTLLAKAGVTKNITEPGAYTGFPAKPLMEGRRMLSAPAKIPEMMERIRELEKKLAALEKAQA
- a CDS encoding transposase; protein product: MALILTPETLANVVHAPAMIETVEASHMLMDKAYGSDALRDPLQSKGMKARIPLRSNWVTPAAYDKELYKKRHRVENFFETIKRIQHNTTRYDKTDVSFRALSCSASALYPS
- a CDS encoding transposase, giving the protein MKVGLESFDSHFNLLVMPQSLARVVIHTVFSTQGREPVFQNAAFRGELHAYLGGCAKTLDCLPLQIGGVEDHVHLLTTLSRTITIADFVKEVKRVSTAWIQTRGGLFRQFHWQAGYGCFSVSESKVPAVIQYIEGQEEHHRQHTFQEELRRILSAHGQAWDERYVWD
- a CDS encoding AMP-binding protein; amino-acid sequence: MTPDWNSTANHIAVNPAQPEAASGLDAFLSEQGWQGLCLFQTSGSEGTPKWVGLTKKAVMISAAAVNAHFEITAADHWLIALPLHHVGGFSILARAHLSGSRVTHTDAKWNPREFAALCQKEAITLVSLVPTQVHDLVQARIPCPDTLRAAIIGGGGMSQSLADAAMELGWRVFQSYGMTEAASQIATQPYNTFGAVFDVKSLEVLPHWQVATDAEERLILSGPALAAGYARQTAAGWAWEAIPPEGLRTRDRVRLWQHGTRQFLQFTGRESGYVKILGELVHLAPLQEQIETLARQHGWPAPPVLLPLPDPRAETQLILVTESGQPDPAPLIAAFHTASPPWLRISRTHQVDAIPRSDLGKMRMDELRHLVEASPSK
- the menA gene encoding 1,4-dihydroxy-2-naphthoate octaprenyltransferase, which gives rise to MLFDWIAAARPKTLGAAIAPVVVGSVLGWKISGHWSTWLLLCTLGSTIALQVATNWFNDALDFMKGADTQARVGPRRITAAGVMSPKAVMTAAWLMLGVAALLSLPLIQARGWAIVAIGIPSLYFCYGYTGGPMPLAYRGLGELFVILFFGFVAVLGSAFVQSGEWLVAGLVAGFQIGCLSTVLIAINNLRDQAEDRTTGKRTLAVRFGITFGRLEITALILLAHLAGLYWWENDFPRALTVPLAVAPVGLFLILRIWTQPPGPGYNRLLALSGMQLLLFAGLFCWGVSRSPISPL